CCCTTTCAGCACGAGCTTGAGCCCGCTCGGGTCGATGGTCAGTGTGTAGGTGTCGTCGCCGACCTGCAGTTCTCTACGGATCGCTTTGTCGAGAGGCGTCATTTCCAGCTCCTGCTTAAAGGGTTGGACGGAGAAGGAAGACGCTGGCGCTGCAGAACGCCTGCGCCCTTGCAGCCGCAATCAGCCCGGGTAGGTCGGGAATCGCTCGCCGGGGTGCCGCTTCTTCCACTCGGTATGGGCGACGGTGCCTTCCCAGGCGAGGAATGCTGCTGGCGGGCGTCCTCGTCCCGACCACGTCTCACCACTGAAGGGCAGCCAGAACCGCGGCGGCAGGTCTTCTTTTGGAGCCTTGGGTGCCTTCGGAACCTTGGGAACCTTGGCCTGTTTGGGTGGCTTCGGATGGGCGCTCGCGCCGATCGCCTCGCGGATCCTGCGCTGCTGCGCAGGGCTGAAATCCTCGAAGTAAGCGCTCAGGAGCAGATTGACGCGCTTGTAGGCTTCCTTGGTCGCTGCACTGAGAAGTGCCTTGTCCGTTGCTGTTCCCGACGAGATCGCGCCGGCAGGGAGGTCCAGCAGCGACGCGGAGGGATTGTTCGAGGTATTGCGGGGCATGGGGGTCGGGATCTGTGCAGAGCTGGCGCCCAAGATACCAAATGGCTGGACGATCACGTCAGGCGGCCTCAGCGATTGGACCGCAGGCAGCTGGGCACCGGCAGGCCGTTCCTGGTCAGGCGACAGGACGACAGTCAGCCAGCGTTGCCTCCGTATCGCGCCATGCGACGCCCCGTATTCACCATGGACCCATGACGAAAGCAGACATCGGAAAGGCGCGCTGGGCGCGCGCACGGGCGGCTTCGCTGTGGCTGCAGGCCGACGCACTGGACCTGCAGCGGGGTGGCGACTGGCGGGCGAGGGCGAGTCGACGCGCTGCCGCCGATCGCCTTCGAACAGAGGCGGCGCGCTTCGATGGGATCGCCAACCGGCTGCAGCCCGTGGACGACGCCCAGGCGGCTTGAGCGACCGCCAAGCTCACCCCTATGGCGAGGCCAAGGCGCGCCCGCGCCGAGTCGCCCCAGGCGAGTGCCCCATCACGCGTTTGTAGGCGCGACTGAAGGCTGCCTGCGACGCGTAGCCGAGACGCTCTGCCACGACCTCGATGGAGAGGCTTTGGTGGGTCAGCCATTGGCTGGCCAACTGCATGCGCAGCTCCGTCACATACCGCAGGGGCGCGGTTCCAATGACGGTCTGGAACCGGTCTGCAAAGACAGAGCGTGAGATGTTGGATTCTGCCGCCAGCGCTTCGACGGTCCAGTCACGCCCAGGGTCTCTGTGCAGGGCAAGCAACGACAGCGATAGACGGGGGTCGCGCATGGCCATGACCAAGCCGGATGCGCCGTCGCAACCGCGCTCGACCCAGTCACGGACGATCATGGCGGCAACGGCATCCGCCAGCCGGGCGAGTATGCCTGCAAAGCCAATACGTCCGGAACACACCTCGCGCTTCATCGCGTCGACCATCGGCAACAGCCCGGGAAACTGAGCGGCGTTGCCATCGGCCAACATCACCGCCGGCATCACCTTGCTCAACCCTTGCATGCCCCCCAGATCGACCACCATGCATCCGTGGAAGAGCACGGCGCTTGGCACGGCATGGGTGCTCGGGCATGTGTCTATGCCACTCACCGTGTCACCCAATGGGGCGGCGTCTATCGTTTCCAGGCACTGGACGGGATGGTCCTCGCCCGACAGCAGCGCGTGGCCTTCTCCGCGGGGAAGAAGGACCACATCCCCGGCAGAGAGAAGGTGTTGGCTGCCGTCCGCGCCGCGAAGAATCGCGGTGCCCACGGCCAGGTAATGGAAGTAGGCATGCCCTGGCTTCGGGGGAAATCCAAGCCCAAAGGTCGGCCCGGTCTGAATGCGCCGGTATTGAACGCCATGCAGCCGCATGCCGGTCAGCAGCTCGCTGATCAGGTCGGAGGGCTGGGGTGGAGCGTGGCTCATGTAGACGGTCCGGGGTTTCGATCAAAAGGACAGGTTGAACAATCATAGATCATCCTGACATGGCTCCCTAGACTCTCGGCTGCACGAATGCACTGGGATCTTTGATGAGCAATAACGTAGTGGATGTCGCAGGCGCGCCTGATTCTGTGACCCGGGAGAGCGGGGAGCCGTCTTCACCGGCATGGGTGGCCGTGTTTTCGCTGGCCATGGGTGTCTTCGGGCTGCTCACGGCCGAATATCTGCCTGCGAGCCTGTTGACGCCGATGGCGGCGGACCTGGGGGTGTCGGAGGCGCTGGCCGGTCAAGCGGTGACGGTCACTGCGGTTGTGGCCCTGTTCGCTGGCCTGCTTGTGCCTCGGCTGACCCGGTCGATCGACAGGCGCCTAGTACTGTTGAGTTTCACGGGTCTGATGATCCTCTCCAACGCCTTGGTGGCGTTGTCGTACAGCATGGGCGTCCTGCTGGTGATGCGCGTCCTTCTGGGCGTCGCGCTGGGCGGTTTCTGGAGCATGGCAGCGGCCGTGGCCATGCGGTTGGTGCCGCCGCAGCGCGTGCCTCGCGCGCTGTCCATCATCTTCAGCGGCATTGCGGTGGGCACGGTGGTGTCCGTTCCGTTGGGGAGCTACCTCGGCGGGCTGCTGGGCTGGCGCAGCGCCTTCTGGGCGGCGACGGCGGTAGGTGGACTCACGTTTGCGTTCCAGTGGTTCACGCTGCCCCGAATGGCCCCGCGCAAGGCGGCGCTTCCGGAGTCGGTGGCGGGTCTCTTGCGCCGGCCGGGCGTTGCGGTGGGCATGCTCGGCTGCGTTCTGGCGCACACCGGTCAGTACGCGCTCTTCACTTATATCCGCCCGACGCTGGAAAGCCTGGGGCAGATGAGCGCCGATGGCCTGGCCCTGATTCTGCTCGGATTCGGTGTGGCGAACTTCGTTGGCACCCTACTGGCCGGCTGGCTCATGGAGCGCAGTTTGAAAGTTACGTTGGTGGTCATGCCTGCCCTGGTGGGCGTAGCCGCGCTCGGCATGCTCCTGTTGCCGGTGGGCGTGGGCGGGCTGGCGATCCTGGTCGCGCTCTGGGGCCTGGCCTTCGGCGGCGTGCCCGTTGCCTGGTCAAGCTGGGTCGCCCGTGCGGTACCCGATCAGGCCGAGAGTGCCGGCGGGATGGTGGTCGCTGCTGTGCAGTCTTCCATCGCGGCGGGGGCCGCCTTGGGTGGCCTGGTGTTCGGGCTTGGGGGCATCGTTGCCGTCCTCACCGTTGCTGCGGTGGTGATGCTGCTGGCCAGCCTGCTCATTGCGCTTCGGGTCAGGGTGAGCTCGGCGACGGTCTCGGCGGGTCCGGCCTTTCACATCTAGCCGTCCTCCCCCCTGAGTGGCAGGGGGATCAGCCCGAATGGCGAAAAGGAGAAGGGGCAGTACGCTGGCTATCCCGGATGGATGGCCCTCAACCAGGTCAGAGGCTGTGTAGAGGTTGCCATGTGACGTGCGACGCGGCTCCGCAGGTGGACCAAAAGCGCGCCGGCCAATCCGGCATCGTCCAGAGCGTAGGTGCCGGCGACAAAGACAAGCCCGGCGATAGAGTGACGGTGACGAGCATGCTCCCTGCGCTCGGCTTGATTGTCCTTGGTTGCTTGGCGATGAGTCGTCATGAAGAGCCGGGCATATCCACTTCCTGGAGTGCCATGGCTTACTCTTGCATTCTGTCTAGGGGAGTAGAAAATGGCTTGGATGATTCGATCCCTGCGGCTCCTTTGACCAAGTCGAACACCACTCCCACGTCTTTGAACACTTGAATGCCTGGCAATCAGTCCATCTTGAGAGTTCGATGGCGTTGGGTTGGGCTGTCTTGGCTCGTGCTCGCGTTTGCCTACACACCTGCCGTCGTCTTGACGAGCCCATCAGATGGCGCGCGGAGCGCTTCGGATATCCTGCATGCCTTCTTGTTTCTCGTCGGCAGCTACACGCCATGGGCATTGGCCACCCCCATGCTGTTCGGTCTCTCAGAGCGATGGATCATCGGAGCTGGCCGGTCTGCTTACCACCTGATTTGGGTTGCATTGTTCGGTCTTCTAGCGATTCCCCTTCTAACAGGGGCGGGCTGGGGATTGGGGCATGGCGTCTTGAATATGTTCGGACTTGCTGGGCAAGGGCAGTTGGATCTGCGCAGCAGTCAGCGTGCTTTGGTGGCCACCGCTCTATTTGCCATACCGCTTTACCTGGCTGTCATGGGGGTAGGGCAGCTGTTGGCCCATACGGCCCTGAAAAGCGAGCGAGAGAGCCTTCTGGCGCGTTTGAACGAAGAAGCATTGAGATCACGGCTACACCAGCACTTCATCTTCAACGCGCTCAATGCCATCGGCGAGCTTGGATATCATGATGCTCCCAAAGCTGACCGGGCCTTGGGTCATGTCGCAAACTTGCTTCGAGCGTTGCTGGAAAGCGCTCCTGCGGTGGCTTTGAGGGACGAGATTGGGGCATGCGCTGAGTTCATCGAATTGCATCAGGTGCTATCCGGCAACATTACGTTCGTTGCGGAGATCGAGCCCGGTGCTTGGGACGCATCCGTCCCTTCGATGGTGTTGCAGCCGCTTTTAGAGAATGCCATCCAACACGGCGCGGATACTGACGGGGCAGTCGAGATCAATATTGGGGCCAACCTTCAAGACGGGGACCTTGTCATCAGTGTGGTGAACTCGGTCAACAGGCGCTCATCTGGCGGTCTGGGCATTGGCTTGGACCACCTCAGGAAACGATTGGTACTGGCGCACGGGGCGGGGGCATCGTTGACGACTCAATGTGAGAAGAATCGGTTCATTGCTTCAATCCGTCTCCCGCTGATGGAACACTATCAACCGTGATTCGCACGCTGATTGTTGACGACATTTCTCTTGCGCGAGCGCGACTCATTCGGTTGCTGGCGAGCGAACCTGACGTCACGATCGTAGGGGAGGCATCAACGTTGGAAGCTGCGCTTGAGCGCGCGAACTTTGGAGATGTCGATCTCATTCTTCTCGATATCGGGCTGCCGGATGGCAGCGGCTTGGATCTCGTGCAGCATCTTGAGGAACTGGTGCCGCACATCGTCTTCATCACCGCATACAGTGCACACGCCGTTCGCGCCTTCGAGACCGGGGCGTTGGATTACCTGTTAAAGCCGGTGGACCCAGATCGCCTGCAGTTGGCCATGCGCCGTGTCCGGGAGCGCCTCGATGGAAAGGTCGAGCGCACCGTGCGTCTAGCGGTTCAATCGGGCGATCGGACGGTCTATCTGTTGCCGGCAGACATTGACTATGTCGACGTAGCTGGCCATTACGTGTGCATCCATGTGGGAAAGGATACGTATTTGCGCCGCGATAGCATGGCAAGTCTTGCGGAGGCGTTGGAACCAAGTGGGTTTCTCCGTATCCACCGATCCTCATTGGTGAATGTAAGGCGCATCGCAGCACTTCGTTCCGCGCGAAACCAGGACGCTCTCTTGGAACTCACTGACGGCACGATCCTTCGGGTCAGTCGACAGTTCCGAACACAGCTCGAAGCCAGTTTGCCGCGATTGCCGTAGATGTCTGCACGATTGGTGCCACGTGGAGCACGGCTCACGCCAAAGTCCGTCTCAGGGATGCGTCCTGCCCGCACGCTTTGAGGTCTCCCTCAGAGCGCCACCTCGATGCGTCGATTCGCCCTCCTATCGCTTCTTTTGGCTTACGCCAATAGTTACGCCGCGACGCTTAACATCATCTCGGCAGACAGTCGAGCTGACGCGCCACTGGGGGTGTCTGTCTCAGGCGTGCGGCCCACGGATGTCGTTGAGCTCAGGCTGGCCATGCGTGACTCAAAGGGCACCCGCTGGCGCTCCAACGCGGTTTATCGAGCGGATCTGGAAGGCAGGGTTGACCCCTCGACGACGGCCGCCGAGGCGGGTAGCTATACGGGAGTCGATCAGACCGGGCTGTTCTGGTCGATGAAGCCGGACGGTCCAGGAAGACCTTCGCCTTTCCCCATCAAAAGGAGGGATGGAGACCTGCGATTCGAGCCTGCGATTTTCACGCTCGAAATGGTTATTGAAGGAAACGTCGCGGAAACCGTCGAACTCCGCCGCTGGATCGACGGCGAAGACGTCTCCGCGTTCACTGTGGAGTCTCCTGGCCTGGTCGCCAACATCTATGCACCCAGGGGAGTGCTGACAGACGGCCGCCGTCATCCCGTCGTCATTACGCTCGGTGGCTCCGAGGGTGGCATTGAGAGCGCAAACATGTATGCCGCCTGGCTTGCCTCTCATGGGTTCTTGGCCATGTCAGTGGCCTACTACCGCATGCCTGGCTTGCCTAAGGACCTCGTGCGGGTTCCGATTGATCCTGTGTCGGTGGCTGTGGATTGGCTGGAAGAGCAAAGCTACGTCGACGCGTCTGGAATAGGTGTGTTGGGAGGGTCCTGGGGCGGCACGATTGCCATGGCGGCCGCGTCGCATGATCAGCGCCTGCGCGCCGTGGTCTCGATAGTGGGAAGTCCCGCGCCCTTCCGCGGCATACGGCGCGATATCGCACCGGCTGACTTCCGTGCGGTCGATGAGCCCGGTCTGACGTTGAAGGGGAACGATCTGCCCTTCCTGCCGTATAGGGAGGATTCGCGATGGCTTGATGAGGAAGACGCTACGGCGCAGTCGGCGTTGAAATCTGCCATGTTGCCGATCGAGAATATCAACGGCCCGCTCATGCTCGTGGCGGCTGGAGACGATCGGCTTGGTTTCTCTGGTGAGATGGCGGCGGTGGCGAGTCGCTATTTGGCGAAGCATCATCGTGATAAGTCGGACGAGATCGTCTATTTCAGTGATGCCGGGCACTTGATCTCCCCGTTCTGGCAGCCAACCTCCTATCGACACGACCTGGGTCCTTACCTGCAAGTGGGCGGCACCCCCACGGGCTATGCGCGCGCAGATCGCGAGGGGGGTGCGGCTGTCATCCGGTTCCTGCGATCGGCACTGAAAAGTGACCGTGATTCGCTCCCCGCGTCGAAGTGAACGAATAGGCAGTTCACCCTGCGCAGGCCGAGCGCTAAGCTCTCGGGCTCTGCGGTTGACCGGGTTTTTGGAGAAACACGTGATCCCCAACGTTTTGAGCATTGCAGGAACAGACCCCACCGGCGGCGCCGGCATTCAAGCAGACCTTAAAGCGTTCTCAGCGCTGGGTGCGTATGGCATGACCGTCATTGCTGCCGTTGTCGCCCAAAACACCCAAGGTGTCCGGCGATTTGTAGCACTTGACCCCGATTTCGTGCGGGCGCAGCTTGAGGCTGTCTTCGATGACGTGCGCGTGGATGCAATCAAAATTGGCATGGTTGCCAACGCGGGCGTTGCCCGAGCTATCGCGAAGACGCTCCGTGAGCGTGCCACGTGCCCTATTGTCCTGGATCCAGTGATGGTGGCCAAAAGTGGTGACCGCCTCTTGGAGGAAGACGCGGTTGCGGTGCTGAGGGATGAGCTGCTTCCGCTATGCACGATCGTCACTCCCAACTTGCCCGAGGCCAGCGACTTGCTTGGTGTGCCCGAGGCCGCCAGCATTGAGCAGATGCATCACACCCTGGATGCAATGGTGAAGCTTGGGAGCGAGTGGGTGCTGTTGAAGGGTGGACACCTGAAGGGTGATGAGAGCACTGACCTGCTGGCCGGAAATGGAGGGAGGTGGACCTTCAACGCCCCGAGGATCGCCACGCGAAACACGCATGGAACGGGCTGTACGCTATCTGCGGCACTTGCCGCGTTGATTCCCAAAATGCCTGTAGCTGATGCAGTCGGGGAGGCGAAGGCCTATCTAAGCGGTGCTATAAGCTCAGCTCAGGAGCTCGACGTAGGCCAGGGGCAGGGCCCTGTCCACCACTTCCACGCCTTGTGGCGTTAGTCGCTCCACGGGACTGAGACGGCTCCCCAGGTGACGACCGACCTTAGACACGAAGAATCCCTATGCAGAACACCTCTGATTCGACAGTGCCCTCAAGCCCGCACATCCGCATAGCGATGCCCATCAGGCTGCTCCTGGTGGCATGTGTGCTTGCATTGTCATATTTCCCGTGGCTTCCATTCCCGTGGCGCATGCCCCTGGTCGGTCTGCTAGGCGTGACGTTGGTTTGGATGGAGACGCGCTCATCATCCTCTTGCGGGCTACACCTGCGATCTTTCGGCCAAACGCTGGTGTGGATGGCCTTGCTGGTCGGGATTGTTGTTGGCCTTGTCGACCCGCTCATTCAACCTCTCGTGGATCAGCTGACGGACACGAAGGCCGACTACAGCGGCTACGGGCCCTTGCTTGGCAATTTGCCTGCTGCAATGACGCTTGTTGCTGGCGCGTGGCTTAGTGCAGCAGTCGGCGAGGAGCTTGTCTTTCGCGCGTTCCTCATGCACCAGCTTCACGTGCTCTTCGCTTTGCTGCCCGGCCGCATATATTTCGCGTCGTTGACTGGCGGACTGGTCTTCGGTCTCATGCATGCAAATCAAGGGCTGTCGGGGATCGTCGTGACCGGTCTGGTCGGTGCACTCTTTGGGTTTGCCTACCTCCGATCTGGACGCAACCTCTGGTCGCTCGTGTTGGCGCACGGCTTGATCGACACGTGGGGAGTGATGACGCTATACCTTGGTTGGTATTGATCAAGGTGGCTGTGGGGCAGGGGTTGATCGACGGATGACTCTCTCACGGTAAGTTGCTCGAACGGATACTGGTTGTCCGCGGTGGGGCGCGACAGCACCGAATGTGCGCGCTCAGAGGTCGCGGCGACTGGCCGCTGGTCGACGGCCGAACGCTCGGGCACCAGGCCACCAGCCATGGATCAACGGATTACACTGATTGCGCAGTCAGGTTGCCATTGGGGGAGGTGGGGTGCAGTTCATGGATGTGAACAAGACGACAGCTCTGACCGTCATTCCGTCCCATTCAGCTGCATCCAGAAAGGCGTCCTGATCGTATAAAGGGGTTGAATTCGAATGCGCTGCTCCTTCGGCCGTTGACTGCCATCCAGGCAGCGCCCCTCGCGCCACGGACATCGCCCTTTTCAGGTTGCTCGAATGATCTCCGTTCCTCCCTCACAAAGCCACGAGCTGAAGCAATGGGTCGCCGAAATGGATGGCGTGGCCAGACGCCAGGATCGCGATTGCTTCATGAGGATCTACGACTATTTCATGCCGCGCCTTTGCCGATACCTGAGTGGGTTGGGGGCCCCCCCGGTCGTCGCAGAAGACCTGGCCCAGGAAGCGA
This is a stretch of genomic DNA from Stenotrophomonas rhizophila. It encodes these proteins:
- a CDS encoding H-NS family nucleoid-associated regulatory protein — protein: MPRNTSNNPSASLLDLPAGAISSGTATDKALLSAATKEAYKRVNLLLSAYFEDFSPAQQRRIREAIGASAHPKPPKQAKVPKVPKAPKAPKEDLPPRFWLPFSGETWSGRGRPPAAFLAWEGTVAHTEWKKRHPGERFPTYPG
- a CDS encoding AraC family transcriptional regulator, which codes for MSHAPPQPSDLISELLTGMRLHGVQYRRIQTGPTFGLGFPPKPGHAYFHYLAVGTAILRGADGSQHLLSAGDVVLLPRGEGHALLSGEDHPVQCLETIDAAPLGDTVSGIDTCPSTHAVPSAVLFHGCMVVDLGGMQGLSKVMPAVMLADGNAAQFPGLLPMVDAMKREVCSGRIGFAGILARLADAVAAMIVRDWVERGCDGASGLVMAMRDPRLSLSLLALHRDPGRDWTVEALAAESNISRSVFADRFQTVIGTAPLRYVTELRMQLASQWLTHQSLSIEVVAERLGYASQAAFSRAYKRVMGHSPGATRRGRALASP
- a CDS encoding MFS transporter, with translation MSNNVVDVAGAPDSVTRESGEPSSPAWVAVFSLAMGVFGLLTAEYLPASLLTPMAADLGVSEALAGQAVTVTAVVALFAGLLVPRLTRSIDRRLVLLSFTGLMILSNALVALSYSMGVLLVMRVLLGVALGGFWSMAAAVAMRLVPPQRVPRALSIIFSGIAVGTVVSVPLGSYLGGLLGWRSAFWAATAVGGLTFAFQWFTLPRMAPRKAALPESVAGLLRRPGVAVGMLGCVLAHTGQYALFTYIRPTLESLGQMSADGLALILLGFGVANFVGTLLAGWLMERSLKVTLVVMPALVGVAALGMLLLPVGVGGLAILVALWGLAFGGVPVAWSSWVARAVPDQAESAGGMVVAAVQSSIAAGAALGGLVFGLGGIVAVLTVAAVVMLLASLLIALRVRVSSATVSAGPAFHI
- a CDS encoding sensor histidine kinase yields the protein MLAFAYTPAVVLTSPSDGARSASDILHAFLFLVGSYTPWALATPMLFGLSERWIIGAGRSAYHLIWVALFGLLAIPLLTGAGWGLGHGVLNMFGLAGQGQLDLRSSQRALVATALFAIPLYLAVMGVGQLLAHTALKSERESLLARLNEEALRSRLHQHFIFNALNAIGELGYHDAPKADRALGHVANLLRALLESAPAVALRDEIGACAEFIELHQVLSGNITFVAEIEPGAWDASVPSMVLQPLLENAIQHGADTDGAVEINIGANLQDGDLVISVVNSVNRRSSGGLGIGLDHLRKRLVLAHGAGASLTTQCEKNRFIASIRLPLMEHYQP
- a CDS encoding LytR/AlgR family response regulator transcription factor — protein: MIRTLIVDDISLARARLIRLLASEPDVTIVGEASTLEAALERANFGDVDLILLDIGLPDGSGLDLVQHLEELVPHIVFITAYSAHAVRAFETGALDYLLKPVDPDRLQLAMRRVRERLDGKVERTVRLAVQSGDRTVYLLPADIDYVDVAGHYVCIHVGKDTYLRRDSMASLAEALEPSGFLRIHRSSLVNVRRIAALRSARNQDALLELTDGTILRVSRQFRTQLEASLPRLP
- a CDS encoding acyl-CoA thioesterase/BAAT N-terminal domain-containing protein, with protein sequence MRRFALLSLLLAYANSYAATLNIISADSRADAPLGVSVSGVRPTDVVELRLAMRDSKGTRWRSNAVYRADLEGRVDPSTTAAEAGSYTGVDQTGLFWSMKPDGPGRPSPFPIKRRDGDLRFEPAIFTLEMVIEGNVAETVELRRWIDGEDVSAFTVESPGLVANIYAPRGVLTDGRRHPVVITLGGSEGGIESANMYAAWLASHGFLAMSVAYYRMPGLPKDLVRVPIDPVSVAVDWLEEQSYVDASGIGVLGGSWGGTIAMAAASHDQRLRAVVSIVGSPAPFRGIRRDIAPADFRAVDEPGLTLKGNDLPFLPYREDSRWLDEEDATAQSALKSAMLPIENINGPLMLVAAGDDRLGFSGEMAAVASRYLAKHHRDKSDEIVYFSDAGHLISPFWQPTSYRHDLGPYLQVGGTPTGYARADREGGAAVIRFLRSALKSDRDSLPASK
- the thiD gene encoding bifunctional hydroxymethylpyrimidine kinase/phosphomethylpyrimidine kinase, producing the protein MIPNVLSIAGTDPTGGAGIQADLKAFSALGAYGMTVIAAVVAQNTQGVRRFVALDPDFVRAQLEAVFDDVRVDAIKIGMVANAGVARAIAKTLRERATCPIVLDPVMVAKSGDRLLEEDAVAVLRDELLPLCTIVTPNLPEASDLLGVPEAASIEQMHHTLDAMVKLGSEWVLLKGGHLKGDESTDLLAGNGGRWTFNAPRIATRNTHGTGCTLSAALAALIPKMPVADAVGEAKAYLSGAISSAQELDVGQGQGPVHHFHALWR
- a CDS encoding CPBP family intramembrane glutamic endopeptidase — protein: MPLVGLLGVTLVWMETRSSSSCGLHLRSFGQTLVWMALLVGIVVGLVDPLIQPLVDQLTDTKADYSGYGPLLGNLPAAMTLVAGAWLSAAVGEELVFRAFLMHQLHVLFALLPGRIYFASLTGGLVFGLMHANQGLSGIVVTGLVGALFGFAYLRSGRNLWSLVLAHGLIDTWGVMTLYLGWY